From the Mahella australiensis 50-1 BON genome, the window AGTTATAATCCTGACTATATGAAGACGATGAATACTGCCCGCTGCTACTATTTCGACCCGAGCTGCCCTTCATGAGCATGTCATAGGCCTCATTTATTTCTTTTAGTTTCTCTTCGGCCAGATCGGATAAAGGATTATCCTTGTATTGATCCGGATGATATTTCCGCACTAACTCGCGATAAGCCCGCTTTATTTCCTCTTCTGATGCCCCTTCTTTTATCCCCAGTACTTCATATGGATTCAATGTATTTCTTCCTTCCCAAGTCTTCGATTGTAATGTCCACCATAATGAGCATATTATATCACATTATAATATGCGCTGCTATGAAAAAAACAGGGGCTAGTGTTAATACCACCGCCCCTGTTTCTCTAAACGTCAGCTTAAAATACGAACTTCTCATGCGCAGCTATGCCGTTGTAAATATTTGAGAGCACATCGCGCAGCCTGCGCTTCTCATCGACGGGCTTACCGCTCTCGTCTACAGCATAACAGGCCCCTCCTATCACCGCTGTTTTGAGCATACCGGCCGCATATGGGTTACCAGCCAATTGCGGAGCATCCAATATGCCCAGCTTGATGGCAGCGGCTATGCACGATGGCTCTATCAAAGCATCTTTGTGTTCATCCAACCTTTTAATGGTGCCTATTATAGCATAAGCATCGCTTATAAGCTGATCCTTCCGTTTCAATACGGCAGGATCCAATGTCATATTAGGCATGCCTTTCAATACATTATCTATCACTGCCCTGGCTATGGCACAGCTTTCCACGACCTCTTCAGGTTTCGCGGCGTGATCGGCCTCGCAGAAGCCCACTACATGCACTATATGCGGCTTTAAGGCCATAGCCAAGTATGTGGAAGCCGCCAACTGGCCTTTGGCTTTATCGAGGTCATCCGGCATAGATGCAAGGCCGGCGCGAACCTGCCTAAAGACCGTGAAAGACTTATCCTGCAACGTGTCTATCATCTCTGTGACGGCCAGCATTTTAGCCAAATCCATAACAGGCGAGATTTGCGGCGGCACATTGAACATCATCTGGGATATATAATATCTCACGCCCATGCTTTTTGCATTATACGCCGCCAAATAGGCTGCTGCTACGCCTATCGCATCGTGAGCACCTCTTAGGCTCCAGTGGTGAGCCTCATTTACCTCCACCGGTATGCCTCTGTCGGCATGCCACTTCATCAGGAGTTGATTCTCGGCTATGGATTCCAATGGTCTGCGCGGTCCTCGTCCATCCAGGCGATTATACCAGCACAGTGGTATAGCGGCCCATGCATTATCAATTGTATCCTTCAACATTTGCGCCATGTCGAATATATCGTTTGTGCCGCTATAGCAGCGTAAGAGTGGATGATTTCCAGTTTG encodes:
- a CDS encoding cobalamin B12-binding domain-containing protein; amino-acid sequence: MAKQYGYETRFLGPAVPLSRLIDVVLSQKPDSVGISYRLTPQTLEPLLEELKALIEQYDLQHIIWLFGGTPQNCETAKRFGIFEHVFAKSGDEESLAYLQNEDMYNGQMTYASDLIGRIRESYPYPLIRHHFGLPSLDMTITGVKDIASSGLVDVISIAPDQNAQEHFFEPDEMNEDMDGAGGVPIRKPDDLKRIYDAAQTGNHPLLRCYSGTNDIFDMAQMLKDTIDNAWAAIPLCWYNRLDGRGPRRPLESIAENQLLMKWHADRGIPVEVNEAHHWSLRGAHDAIGVAAAYLAAYNAKSMGVRYYISQMMFNVPPQISPVMDLAKMLAVTEMIDTLQDKSFTVFRQVRAGLASMPDDLDKAKGQLAASTYLAMALKPHIVHVVGFCEADHAAKPEEVVESCAIARAVIDNVLKGMPNMTLDPAVLKRKDQLISDAYAIIGTIKRLDEHKDALIEPSCIAAAIKLGILDAPQLAGNPYAAGMLKTAVIGGACYAVDESGKPVDEKRRLRDVLSNIYNGIAAHEKFVF